From Bacteroidota bacterium, the proteins below share one genomic window:
- a CDS encoding class I SAM-dependent methyltransferase: protein MITRILQLLTPPVIPAIGRRLGILSTPGKIIRYPKNENDTQDLDMYFDPEYAKILDNWGADNTWIEIQMLLCNCEGKVLDIACGTGVTISILGKYPKLEVHGCDISDLLIAKAAERGIPKDRLAVTDATQMSYPNDSFDYSYSIGSLEHFTTNGIDKFIAEASRITRKCSMHMIPTSKSGQNEGWMTTSTTIQTFHNNSDAWWLERFKRHFREVHILNSRWNDGISFGRWFVCKR from the coding sequence ATGATCACCAGAATACTTCAACTGCTAACACCGCCGGTCATTCCCGCAATCGGTCGTCGTCTCGGCATTCTGTCCACACCGGGAAAGATCATCCGCTATCCGAAAAACGAGAACGATACCCAGGACCTTGATATGTATTTCGACCCCGAATACGCCAAGATCCTCGACAACTGGGGCGCAGACAATACATGGATCGAGATCCAGATGTTGTTATGTAACTGCGAAGGGAAAGTGCTCGACATCGCCTGCGGCACGGGCGTGACCATCTCGATTCTTGGCAAGTACCCGAAACTGGAAGTGCACGGCTGCGACATTTCCGACCTGCTCATCGCCAAAGCAGCCGAACGCGGCATTCCGAAAGATCGTTTAGCGGTCACGGACGCGACGCAGATGAGTTATCCGAACGACAGCTTTGACTATTCTTACAGTATAGGATCTCTGGAACATTTCACGACGAATGGGATTGACAAGTTCATCGCGGAAGCATCGCGGATCACGCGCAAATGTTCCATGCACATGATCCCGACATCCAAAAGCGGACAGAATGAAGGCTGGATGACCACCTCTACCACGATCCAGACTTTTCACAACAATTCCGATGCGTGGTGGCTGGAGCGATTCAAGCGTCACTTCCGCGAAGTTCATATCCTTAATTCCCGTTGGAACGACGGCATATCCTTCGGAAGGTGGTTCGTCTGTAAACGCTGA
- a CDS encoding class I SAM-dependent methyltransferase: MDLRSFFPLSLRLLLVRIRWFWKHYRSIRYDSELFNNVHGPLTYNTDGLATSNNADFMREERFARAYKAAAATNPWPGFTLQWRIHVVCWCAEQASLLPGDFVECGVNTGAYARSIVEYLPFNSLGKKFYLLDTFQGLDPRFISDAERTRGIDNYKYRDSYAEVVQTFRDFDVRIIRGPVPDTLSQCDTGQICYLSIDMNNVLPEIAALEYFWEKVVDGGFILLDDYGFPQHELQKAAFDRFAEARGQSILCLPTGQGIIRKTRTTLHHDTNTGR; encoded by the coding sequence ATGGACCTCCGATCCTTTTTCCCCTTATCGTTACGGTTGTTGCTGGTCCGTATCCGCTGGTTCTGGAAACACTATCGCTCGATTCGTTATGACAGCGAATTGTTCAACAACGTACATGGTCCGTTGACCTACAACACCGATGGGCTTGCCACCAGTAACAATGCCGATTTCATGCGTGAGGAGCGGTTTGCCCGCGCGTACAAAGCCGCAGCCGCGACGAATCCCTGGCCAGGCTTCACGCTGCAGTGGCGGATACACGTCGTATGCTGGTGCGCCGAACAGGCGAGCCTGTTACCCGGAGATTTCGTCGAATGCGGAGTCAATACCGGCGCCTATGCGCGTTCGATCGTCGAATACCTTCCTTTCAACTCCCTGGGAAAAAAGTTCTACCTGCTGGACACGTTTCAGGGACTTGACCCGAGGTTTATTTCCGATGCAGAGCGGACACGGGGAATCGACAATTACAAGTACCGCGACAGCTATGCGGAGGTCGTTCAAACCTTTCGCGATTTCGATGTCAGGATCATCCGTGGCCCCGTACCCGATACACTCTCCCAGTGCGATACCGGTCAAATCTGCTATCTTTCCATTGACATGAACAATGTCCTCCCGGAAATAGCCGCCCTGGAATACTTTTGGGAAAAGGTGGTCGATGGCGGATTTATCTTGTTGGACGACTATGGCTTCCCCCAGCACGAACTTCAGAAAGCCGCGTTCGACCGTTTCGCGGAAGCGCGTGGGCAGTCCATCCTTTGCCTTCCTACCGGCCAGGGTATTATCCGCAAGACACGAACAACCTTGCACCACGACACAAACACAGGCAGATGA
- a CDS encoding acyltransferase produces MLGRLLRLFRKPQPVQPVDAGAGSEIKGTVVRLEEGSVIRVGAGCLVEGILSTYTANARITLGDNVFVGNNTLIGSACEVTIGNNVLISFDCMIQDNDNHNTDSKIRWNDTAEWKNGRRHDWSKTPMQPIRIGNGAWIGAKAIILKGVTIGEGAIVGAGSVVTRDVAPYTIVAGNPARFIRNTE; encoded by the coding sequence ATGCTGGGTCGTCTCCTACGTCTGTTTCGAAAACCGCAGCCAGTGCAACCCGTTGATGCCGGTGCAGGTTCGGAGATCAAGGGCACCGTTGTGCGCCTCGAAGAAGGATCGGTGATCCGGGTCGGGGCCGGCTGCCTGGTCGAAGGCATACTGAGCACCTATACCGCCAATGCCCGTATCACGCTTGGCGATAATGTCTTTGTCGGCAACAACACATTGATCGGATCCGCTTGCGAAGTCACCATCGGTAACAATGTACTGATCTCGTTCGACTGCATGATCCAGGACAACGACAACCACAATACCGATTCGAAGATCCGCTGGAATGATACCGCCGAATGGAAAAACGGTCGGCGACACGACTGGTCAAAGACGCCAATGCAACCCATTCGAATCGGCAATGGCGCCTGGATCGGTGCAAAAGCGATCATCCTGAAGGGCGTCACCATTGGTGAAGGAGCCATTGTCGGCGCTGGCAGTGTGGTGACCCGCGACGTCGCGCCCTATACCATCGTTGCCGGCAATCCGGCCCGGTTCATCCGTAATACCGAATAA
- a CDS encoding ATP-binding cassette domain-containing protein → MPILEVRDVSKRFDIRHSSGQYLTFREQLLQLVSLKGSGKKEDFWALKNVSFDIQPGESVGIVGKNGAGKSTLLKILSKITPPTTGLIRSRGRIASLLEVGTGFHPELTGRENIYLNGSILGMLRSEINARFDDIVEFSGVAQFLDTPLKHYSSGMQLRLAFAVAAFLRADVLIIDEVLAVGDSEFQSKCLKKMDEISHDEERTILFVSHNLGLVTQLCSRCIWLKEGTVHRNGATETIVQEYLQSSASGTGTYVSTPEHEAHKDVCFQEIYAGTRDGRPNDIFGFDDSIHLFIRVKDRSRQKNMKIGVSLADRFGNFIFTILEHADRFRTSNADHILIRLCLPSSLIAPGAYSFRYALFIDNGKVYEVLENETPVRIVDTGSSMAAYEGVNYGSIIVHPEWDTWQ, encoded by the coding sequence CTGCCCATTCTCGAAGTACGCGACGTATCGAAACGTTTCGACATACGCCATTCGTCGGGTCAATATCTGACCTTCCGGGAGCAGCTATTGCAATTGGTTAGTCTCAAAGGCAGTGGAAAGAAGGAAGATTTCTGGGCGTTGAAAAACGTCTCGTTCGACATACAACCCGGCGAATCGGTCGGGATAGTCGGGAAGAACGGAGCCGGAAAGTCGACCCTGCTGAAGATACTCTCCAAGATCACCCCACCCACCACCGGGCTGATCCGATCGCGCGGACGAATCGCCAGTTTGTTGGAAGTGGGAACCGGTTTTCATCCCGAGCTGACTGGCCGAGAGAACATTTACCTCAACGGTTCTATCTTAGGCATGCTGCGTTCGGAGATCAACGCACGGTTCGACGACATCGTTGAATTCAGCGGGGTCGCGCAGTTCCTGGACACACCCCTGAAGCATTACTCGAGTGGAATGCAACTGCGGCTGGCCTTCGCCGTCGCGGCTTTCCTGCGAGCCGACGTCCTGATCATCGACGAAGTATTGGCCGTCGGGGATTCGGAATTTCAAAGCAAGTGCCTGAAGAAAATGGACGAGATCAGTCATGATGAAGAGCGAACGATTCTCTTCGTCAGTCATAATCTCGGCCTTGTCACACAATTGTGCTCCCGCTGTATCTGGCTGAAAGAAGGAACGGTACACCGAAACGGCGCTACCGAAACGATTGTTCAGGAATACCTTCAATCATCGGCCTCCGGAACCGGCACCTACGTCAGCACGCCTGAACACGAAGCACACAAGGATGTATGCTTTCAAGAGATCTATGCAGGCACTCGCGACGGTCGGCCGAACGACATTTTCGGCTTCGACGACTCCATCCACCTATTCATCAGAGTCAAAGACCGTTCCCGTCAAAAGAATATGAAGATCGGCGTCTCGCTTGCCGACCGCTTCGGAAACTTCATCTTTACGATACTCGAACATGCCGACAGGTTCAGGACCAGCAATGCCGATCATATCCTGATCCGACTTTGTCTTCCATCCTCCCTGATCGCGCCCGGAGCCTATTCCTTCCGGTACGCCTTGTTCATCGACAACGGTAAGGTGTACGAAGTCCTCGAAAACGAAACGCCGGTGCGCATCGTCGATACCGGATCCTCAATGGCGGCATACGAAGGCGTCAATTACGGCAGCATCATCGTTCACCCTGAGTGGGATACCTGGCAATAA